From the Bacillus tuaregi genome, one window contains:
- a CDS encoding PTS fructose transporter subunit IIABC — protein MKITELLLEETILLAVNGKSKQDTIHELVEVLDRAGKLTDKEQYKAAIILREEQSTTGIGDGVAIPHAKSAAVKEAAIAFGKSVRGVDYEALDGQPSHLFFMIAAPEGANNTHLEALSRLATILMKDDARQRLLAAETAADVLFIIDSYDHEEGEEEISVAGKKNFIVAVTACPTGIAHTYMAADSLKAKAAELGVDIKVETNGSGGAKNVLTQEEIDKAVAVIVAADTKVQMERFKGKIVLETAVAEGIRNPEELITQAINQDAPVYEPGTGRSESSADDTGKRSIGGTIYKHLMNGVSNMLPFVVGGGILIAISFMFGYNSADSNDPSYNAFAAALNEIGGGNAFTLMIPVLAGFIAMSIADRPGFAPGMVAGLMAASGGAGFLGGLIGGFLAGYIVVGLKKLLASIPTSLEGIKTILLYPLLGIALTGFAMKFIVNTPVAAANNAITEWLSSLGTGNAVILGGLLGLMMAFDMGGPVNKSAYVFGTGLLASGVYDPMAAIMAAGMVPPLAIALATMMFKSRFTKLDRDAGKVNLVMGLSFITEGAIPFAAADPLRVIPSIMVGSAVAGAISMVAGIGLRAPHGGVFVIPFVEGNWLLYLAGILIGSVVAAMMIGFLKKPLK, from the coding sequence ATGAAAATAACCGAATTATTATTAGAAGAAACGATTTTGCTTGCCGTTAATGGAAAAAGCAAACAAGATACAATTCATGAGCTTGTTGAGGTACTAGATCGTGCTGGAAAATTAACTGATAAAGAACAATATAAAGCAGCAATTATCCTAAGGGAAGAACAAAGTACAACCGGTATTGGTGATGGGGTTGCCATTCCACATGCCAAGTCTGCTGCTGTAAAAGAAGCTGCGATTGCCTTTGGGAAATCTGTCAGAGGTGTTGATTATGAAGCACTAGATGGACAGCCTTCACATTTATTTTTTATGATTGCTGCACCAGAAGGAGCAAATAATACTCATTTGGAAGCATTGTCACGCTTAGCCACCATATTAATGAAGGATGACGCGCGACAAAGGTTATTGGCTGCTGAAACCGCTGCAGATGTTTTATTCATAATCGACAGCTATGATCATGAAGAAGGAGAAGAGGAAATATCTGTTGCAGGCAAAAAGAATTTTATTGTAGCGGTTACTGCCTGTCCAACGGGAATTGCTCATACTTATATGGCAGCAGATTCATTAAAGGCAAAAGCAGCTGAGTTAGGCGTGGATATTAAAGTGGAAACGAACGGTTCCGGCGGTGCGAAAAATGTATTAACCCAGGAGGAAATTGACAAAGCGGTTGCCGTTATTGTCGCTGCTGACACAAAAGTACAGATGGAACGTTTTAAAGGGAAGATTGTATTAGAAACAGCCGTTGCCGAAGGAATTCGAAACCCTGAGGAATTGATTACACAGGCTATTAACCAGGATGCACCTGTATATGAACCTGGGACAGGTAGGAGTGAGTCGTCAGCAGATGACACAGGGAAACGAAGCATTGGTGGTACCATTTATAAGCATTTAATGAATGGGGTTTCGAATATGCTACCGTTTGTCGTCGGCGGTGGAATTCTAATTGCCATATCGTTTATGTTTGGATACAATTCGGCTGATTCAAATGATCCATCTTATAATGCGTTTGCGGCAGCCTTGAATGAAATTGGGGGCGGAAATGCGTTTACCTTAATGATTCCTGTTTTAGCAGGCTTTATTGCGATGAGTATCGCTGATCGCCCTGGTTTTGCTCCTGGAATGGTAGCCGGTTTGATGGCTGCTAGCGGCGGTGCCGGATTTCTTGGTGGTTTAATTGGAGGTTTTCTAGCAGGATATATCGTTGTTGGCTTGAAAAAACTACTTGCAAGTATTCCGACCTCCTTGGAAGGAATCAAGACCATTCTATTGTATCCGTTATTAGGAATTGCTTTGACAGGTTTTGCAATGAAGTTTATTGTAAACACGCCAGTTGCAGCAGCTAACAATGCAATTACTGAGTGGCTTTCCTCACTTGGAACGGGTAATGCCGTAATCCTTGGTGGGTTATTAGGTCTAATGATGGCGTTTGATATGGGCGGTCCGGTCAATAAATCGGCATATGTCTTTGGAACAGGTCTGTTAGCAAGCGGTGTTTATGACCCGATGGCAGCTATAATGGCAGCTGGTATGGTCCCGCCGCTTGCCATTGCATTGGCCACTATGATGTTCAAAAGCCGTTTCACTAAACTGGACCGAGATGCCGGAAAAGTAAACCTGGTAATGGGACTGTCGTTTATCACAGAAGGTGCCATTCCATTTGCTGCAGCAGACCCATTGCGTGTGATTCCGTCCATTATGGTCGGTTCCGCTGTTGCCGGAGCGATATCGATGGTAGCAGGAATCGGGTTACGTGCCCCCCATGGCGGTGTATTCGTTATACCATTCGTCGAGGGAAATTGGCTTCTTTATTTAGCCGGAATTCTAATAGGCTCAGTTGTAGCAGCTATGATGATTGGTTTTTTGAAAAAGCCGCTTAAATAA